A region of Pyxidicoccus parkwaysis DNA encodes the following proteins:
- the rpsB gene encoding 30S ribosomal protein S2: METQDTQTQGQAMAAAGGITMRQLLEAGVHFGHQTKRWNPKMKPYIFGARNGIYIIDLQKTVTMARSAFRFVADVTARGGSVLFVGTKKQAQDVIREEASRAGQFFVTSRWLGGTLTNFKTIKQGIDRLKTLEKMAEDGTFERLPKKEVASLEREREKLEKNLGGVKEMSKLPRCVFVIDPKKEHIAIHEASRLGIPVIGLVDTNCDPDGIDFVIPGNDDAIRSIKLFTSKIAEACLEGAARYRASGAAERDEQEEREGREERGDRRDDRRGPRRGDRRDDRRGGERGDRGGERRGPLVEMKGAPAAADTAAPEGGGEGGGEESAAE; this comes from the coding sequence ATGGAGACGCAGGACACGCAGACGCAGGGCCAGGCGATGGCCGCCGCTGGCGGCATCACGATGAGGCAGCTCCTGGAGGCCGGTGTTCACTTCGGCCACCAGACGAAGCGCTGGAACCCGAAGATGAAGCCCTACATCTTCGGCGCCCGCAACGGCATCTACATCATCGACCTGCAGAAGACGGTCACGATGGCCCGTTCCGCGTTCCGCTTCGTGGCGGACGTCACCGCGCGCGGCGGCTCGGTGCTCTTCGTGGGCACCAAGAAGCAGGCGCAGGACGTCATCCGCGAGGAGGCCTCGCGCGCCGGTCAGTTCTTCGTCACCAGCCGCTGGCTGGGTGGCACGCTGACCAACTTCAAGACCATCAAGCAGGGCATCGACCGCCTGAAGACGCTGGAGAAGATGGCCGAGGACGGCACCTTCGAGCGGCTGCCGAAGAAGGAAGTCGCCTCGCTGGAGCGTGAGCGCGAGAAGCTGGAGAAGAACCTGGGCGGCGTGAAGGAGATGTCCAAGCTGCCCCGCTGCGTCTTCGTCATCGACCCGAAGAAGGAGCACATCGCCATCCACGAGGCGAGCCGCCTGGGCATCCCGGTGATTGGCCTGGTGGACACCAACTGCGACCCGGACGGCATCGACTTCGTCATCCCGGGCAACGACGATGCCATCCGCTCCATCAAGCTCTTCACCTCGAAGATCGCCGAGGCCTGCCTCGAGGGTGCGGCCCGCTACCGCGCCTCTGGCGCCGCCGAGCGCGACGAGCAGGAGGAGCGCGAGGGCCGTGAGGAGCGCGGTGACCGCCGTGACGACCGCCGGGGCCCGCGCCGTGGCGACCGCCGCGACGACCGCCGTGGCGGCGAGCGTGGTGACCGCGGCGGCGAGCGCCGTGGCCCCCTCGTGGAGATGAAGGGCGCCCCCGCTGCCGCCGACACGGCGGCTCCCGAGGGTGGCGGCGAGGGCGGCGGCGAGGAGTCGGCGGCCGAGTAG
- the tsf gene encoding translation elongation factor Ts → MAEISAQMVKDLRERTGAGMMDCKKALAESGGDFAKAEEWLRKKGIAKAAGKEGRVAAEGLIGTYIHGGRIGVIVEVNCETDFVARNPDFQDLVKDVAMQIAAANPKFVRREEVPTDNLDKEKEIQRELLKQQGKPEAMLDKILVGKMEKYYEQVCLVDQLWVKDDKKKVGEMVTERSAKIGEKVSIRRFVRYEVGEGIQKQKDDLAAEVAKTLGQK, encoded by the coding sequence ATGGCTGAGATCAGCGCCCAGATGGTGAAGGATCTCCGCGAGCGGACCGGCGCGGGCATGATGGACTGCAAGAAGGCCCTGGCCGAGAGCGGCGGTGACTTCGCGAAGGCCGAGGAGTGGCTGCGCAAGAAGGGCATCGCCAAGGCCGCCGGCAAGGAAGGCCGCGTGGCCGCGGAGGGCCTCATCGGCACCTACATCCACGGTGGCCGCATCGGCGTCATCGTGGAGGTCAACTGCGAGACGGACTTCGTCGCTCGCAACCCGGACTTCCAGGACCTGGTGAAGGACGTGGCGATGCAGATTGCCGCCGCCAACCCCAAGTTCGTCCGCCGCGAGGAAGTGCCGACGGACAACCTCGACAAGGAGAAGGAAATCCAGCGCGAGCTGCTCAAGCAGCAGGGCAAGCCCGAGGCGATGCTGGACAAGATTCTCGTCGGGAAGATGGAGAAGTACTACGAGCAGGTCTGCCTCGTGGACCAGCTCTGGGTGAAGGACGACAAGAAGAAGGTCGGTGAGATGGTGACGGAGCGCTCCGCCAAGATTGGAGAGAAGGTCTCCATCCGCCGCTTCGTTCGCTACGAGGTGGGTGAGGGCATCCAGAAGCAGAAGGACGACCTCGCCGCCGAGGTCGCCAAGACGCTGGGCCAGAAGTAG
- the pyrH gene encoding UMP kinase — protein MSSDTTSPLRYKRILLKLSGEALMGEGKYGIHPPTLMAIAEEVIEVAQAGVEVALVIGGGNIFRGVAGATEGMDRASADYMGMLATCINSMAMQDALEKKGVHTRVLSAIKMEQIAEPYIRRRAVRHLEKGRIVIFAAGTGNPYFTTDTAASLRAMEINAQVILKATKVDGIYSADPKKDPTARRYRTLTYMDVLRQNLNVMDSTAISLCMDNKLPIIVFDLTVRGNIRRAVLGGGEIGTLVGGTETAWA, from the coding sequence ATGTCCTCCGACACGACGAGCCCTCTCCGTTACAAGCGCATCCTCCTGAAGCTCTCGGGCGAGGCCCTGATGGGTGAAGGGAAGTACGGCATCCATCCGCCCACGTTGATGGCCATCGCCGAGGAGGTCATCGAGGTGGCGCAGGCCGGCGTGGAGGTTGCCCTCGTCATCGGCGGAGGCAACATCTTCCGCGGCGTGGCGGGTGCCACCGAAGGCATGGACCGCGCGAGCGCGGACTACATGGGGATGCTGGCCACCTGCATCAACTCCATGGCCATGCAGGACGCGCTGGAGAAGAAGGGCGTGCACACGCGGGTGCTGTCCGCCATCAAGATGGAGCAGATTGCCGAGCCCTACATCCGCCGGCGCGCGGTGCGCCACCTGGAGAAGGGCCGCATCGTCATCTTCGCGGCGGGCACGGGCAACCCGTACTTCACCACGGACACCGCCGCCTCGCTGCGTGCCATGGAAATCAACGCGCAGGTGATTCTCAAGGCGACGAAGGTGGACGGCATCTACAGCGCGGACCCGAAGAAGGACCCCACCGCGCGCCGCTACCGGACGCTGACGTACATGGACGTGCTGCGGCAGAACCTCAACGTGATGGACTCCACGGCCATCTCGCTGTGCATGGACAACAAGCTGCCCATCATCGTGTTCGACTTGACGGTGCGTGGGAACATCCGCCGCGCGGTGCTGGGGGGCGGGGAGATTGGTACGCTGGTGGGTGGGACGGAGACGGCCTGGGCGTAG
- the frr gene encoding ribosome recycling factor — MSGDVVAELKTRIDKSLEDLKRELTKVRTGRASISILDGIRVDYYGTPTPLSGVASVNAPEPRLITIKPWEKSVLKEIEKALREANLGINPMNDGEMIRLPFPPLTEERRKDIAKQVKTKGEDHKVAIRNVRRDANEALKTQLKDKKITEDDHKRITETVQKQTDAGIAQVDDIVKKKEKEVMEV, encoded by the coding sequence ATGAGTGGAGACGTCGTCGCCGAACTGAAGACTCGCATCGACAAGTCGCTCGAGGACCTCAAGAGGGAGCTGACGAAGGTGCGCACCGGGCGCGCCAGCATCTCCATCCTGGATGGCATCCGGGTGGACTACTACGGCACCCCCACGCCGCTGTCCGGCGTGGCCAGCGTCAACGCGCCCGAGCCCCGGCTCATCACCATCAAGCCGTGGGAGAAGAGCGTCCTGAAGGAAATCGAGAAGGCGCTGCGCGAGGCGAACCTGGGCATCAACCCGATGAACGACGGGGAGATGATTCGCCTGCCCTTCCCGCCGCTCACCGAGGAGCGCCGCAAGGACATCGCGAAGCAGGTGAAGACGAAGGGGGAGGACCACAAGGTCGCCATCCGCAACGTCCGCCGCGACGCCAACGAGGCGCTCAAGACGCAGCTCAAGGACAAGAAGATTACCGAGGACGACCACAAGCGCATCACCGAGACGGTGCAGAAGCAGACCGACGCGGGCATCGCCCAGGTGGACGACATCGTGAAGAAGAAGGAGAAGGAGGTCATGGAGGTCTGA
- a CDS encoding diguanylate cyclase, with protein MASVLLAEPSVPVAGALRRYLEGAGHEVSSAGSAEEALRAARVRPPAVLLASGTGTLDGEALCRELRAQGLPVPVLLLYPPTEEHADERAAEAGADGCLVGPLKRANVLTCVGLLMQREEARRLSGSAPAGAVGAVPVPAHDDELRFGDETSDEASGDAFAGEEAQSRPASDAAAGDVLAGEEFLEPEELPSDAVTLREGGDDASGIAPASASAGEEGRRPEEAAQGGVATPVPLGDEGRSSQGSTSRVAFALAGSHEVMGTSPDSAVGPGAASARVSASQRASGFAITPVPGTLMTLEAEGRRVTRSDLPAVTKPEPEGRRVTRLDLPAVSPSSSSPDFEFLKRLLLMEVKRSRRYRYPIAVLLVELDRFAERATGLSPAARTAALAEALGLLVAGVRDIDVAVPFSESRFVVFLPHTPRSGALVVAERLRERVKGLRGLPGTSASVGVAVSEPPAGKAPASGAGAQVSFGSLLKDAGESLRRAQAAGGDRVEPAGGKPQPG; from the coding sequence ATGGCCTCCGTGCTCCTGGCCGAGCCCTCCGTGCCGGTGGCGGGCGCGCTGCGACGCTACCTGGAGGGGGCCGGCCACGAAGTGTCCTCGGCGGGCAGCGCGGAGGAAGCGCTGCGCGCCGCCCGGGTGCGCCCGCCCGCCGTGCTGCTGGCTTCCGGCACGGGCACGTTGGATGGCGAGGCGCTGTGCCGCGAGCTTCGTGCGCAGGGGCTCCCCGTCCCGGTGCTGCTGCTGTACCCGCCCACCGAGGAGCATGCCGACGAGCGCGCCGCCGAGGCGGGCGCGGACGGCTGCCTGGTGGGGCCGCTCAAGCGCGCCAACGTGCTGACGTGCGTCGGGCTGCTGATGCAGCGCGAGGAGGCGCGGCGGCTTTCGGGCTCCGCTCCGGCCGGCGCTGTCGGCGCGGTGCCCGTGCCCGCGCACGATGACGAGCTGCGGTTCGGGGACGAAACCTCCGACGAGGCTTCGGGTGATGCGTTCGCTGGCGAGGAGGCGCAGTCGCGCCCGGCGTCGGACGCTGCCGCGGGTGACGTGCTCGCCGGAGAGGAGTTCCTCGAGCCGGAGGAGCTGCCGTCCGATGCGGTGACCCTCCGCGAAGGTGGCGATGACGCTTCGGGCATCGCCCCCGCAAGTGCATCCGCGGGTGAGGAGGGCCGGCGCCCGGAGGAGGCTGCTCAGGGCGGTGTCGCGACGCCCGTGCCCTTGGGCGATGAGGGACGCAGCTCGCAGGGAAGCACCTCGCGCGTGGCCTTTGCCCTGGCGGGCTCGCACGAAGTCATGGGCACGTCCCCGGATTCCGCTGTGGGCCCGGGAGCGGCGTCGGCGCGAGTGTCCGCGTCCCAGCGCGCGTCCGGCTTCGCCATCACCCCCGTGCCGGGAACGCTGATGACGCTGGAGGCGGAGGGCCGCCGCGTCACCCGCTCGGACCTGCCGGCCGTGACGAAGCCGGAGCCGGAGGGCCGCCGTGTCACGCGCCTGGACCTGCCGGCCGTCAGCCCGTCGTCTTCCTCTCCGGACTTCGAGTTCCTCAAGCGGCTCCTGCTGATGGAGGTGAAGCGCAGCCGGCGCTACCGCTACCCCATCGCCGTGCTCCTCGTGGAGTTGGACCGCTTCGCCGAGCGCGCCACGGGGCTTTCCCCCGCGGCCCGCACCGCCGCGCTGGCCGAGGCGCTGGGCCTGCTGGTGGCCGGCGTGCGCGACATCGACGTGGCGGTGCCCTTCTCGGAGAGCCGCTTCGTGGTGTTCCTCCCGCACACGCCGCGCTCGGGCGCCCTCGTCGTGGCCGAGCGCCTGCGCGAGCGGGTGAAGGGCCTGCGCGGCCTGCCGGGCACGAGCGCGTCCGTGGGCGTGGCCGTGTCCGAGCCGCCCGCGGGCAAGGCACCCGCGTCCGGTGCCGGCGCCCAGGTGAGCTTCGGCAGCCTGCTGAAGGATGCGGGAGAGTCACTGCGCCGCGCGCAGGCGGCCGGGGGCGACAGGGTGGAGCCGGCGGGCGGGAAGCCTCAGCCCGGGTAG
- the cyaY gene encoding iron donor protein CyaY, with the protein MMDEARYNQLAVGVFKRILAAADAIDPDILEAESTGDMVTLTARSREKCIVNTQRAVRQIWVAGRGQGIHFTYDTATSTWKDDKGRGLELLAFVADVVHDISGVDFIYPG; encoded by the coding sequence ATGATGGACGAAGCCCGCTACAACCAGCTCGCCGTCGGCGTCTTCAAGCGAATCCTCGCCGCGGCGGACGCCATCGACCCGGACATCCTCGAGGCCGAGAGCACGGGCGACATGGTGACGCTCACCGCCCGCTCCCGCGAGAAGTGCATCGTCAACACCCAGCGCGCCGTGCGGCAGATTTGGGTCGCCGGCCGGGGTCAGGGCATCCACTTCACGTACGACACGGCCACCAGCACCTGGAAGGACGACAAGGGCCGGGGGCTGGAGCTGCTCGCCTTCGTCGCGGACGTGGTCCACGACATCAGCGGCGTGGACTTCATCTACCCGGGCTGA
- a CDS encoding SixA phosphatase family protein, translating into MRIFLVRHGDADAEIPEGLGDEARALTAKARANTAQHFASLSERMGPVGLILTSPLVRTVQTAQILSIETKHEGLLKVHRCLLPDMPVGAVEPVLTEHSDQNLVLVGHQPSMGALAAHLLGMQSFPKPVNPGTVIALERVETEGEAPQMKFLFYAAPGQQVLDVIQ; encoded by the coding sequence TTGAGGATTTTCCTGGTTAGGCACGGCGATGCGGACGCAGAGATCCCCGAGGGTCTCGGCGACGAGGCGCGCGCGCTCACCGCCAAGGCCCGCGCCAATACCGCCCAGCACTTCGCGTCGTTGTCGGAGCGCATGGGCCCGGTGGGCCTCATCCTGACCAGCCCCCTGGTGCGCACGGTGCAGACGGCGCAGATTCTCTCCATCGAGACGAAGCACGAGGGTCTGCTCAAGGTGCACCGGTGCCTGTTGCCGGACATGCCGGTGGGCGCGGTGGAGCCGGTGCTGACGGAGCACTCGGACCAGAACCTGGTGCTCGTGGGGCACCAGCCCTCCATGGGGGCGCTGGCGGCCCACCTGCTGGGCATGCAGTCCTTCCCCAAGCCCGTCAACCCGGGCACCGTCATCGCGCTGGAGCGCGTGGAGACGGAGGGTGAGGCGCCGCAGATGAAGTTCCTGTTCTACGCGGCCCCCGGCCAGCAGGTGCTCGACGTCATCCAGTGA